CTCATCAGATAACTCAGAAGGTATTTTACTGAGACAGTTCATTCCTCCGATCTATAACACGAACTGagagttttgttaaactttacCTTTATCAATTTTCAATACTTCAATGTTTACAAGAAATCCTAATCATTCTAGCTTCAGAGGAGATCAATTCAAACTGTGCTTCTTCATATGCATTTGTCAAGTTTTATTCCGCAAGGGAAGCAAGAAGGGCAAAGGAAAGCACACATGGAAAGTGGATTCTAGGAGGACAGTTTTTGAAGGTAAAAAGATTATTTATGTGTTTATGATAACTGTTTGGTAGTGATTTCAGCGGCATATCGTTAGAGTACATGTAGTTGATAAGTGTCGGACATAACCTGAGAGGTTCGTGCAGGTGCTAGTATAAATTTGATGTTGTCTTTGCTTCAAATGTATAAAAGGCCCAATATACACAAGACTAAATATTATTACTCTAATTAGTGTCAACACATGATTATTACTTTAGCGTGCATTATGAATCAAAAACAATCCCAATTACAATCATGATACTAATGCTAATACTGGAATGatactaataataattatgattgttcctactttattattattataattatgctTTTCTAAATTTACATATGTGGGACCTACAGGTTCAATTTGCACAGCGCAGAAAGTTCACAGAAGTTGTTCAAAAGCCATTATACATGGCAAAGTGTACAGTGCTAGCTAACTATTATTTAGGATTCAATGGCTGGTCAACTCGAATCATGCAGGTAAAGGTCTTTTGCATCCCCACAATCTAAACTTATCATTGCAACTAGACAGTtggctgtatttttttttcgctatttAGGTgagttttttaaactttgttccTAATAACTAAGAGCTTTCAACTGGTTTGCATCGGTCCTGCAaacatttacaaacatttagCTTAAGGACAGTATTGCATGCCCCGAGTCAGAAATCCCTCTCTCTCAGTGGAGTCTATTGCATAAGAGAAAAGTGATCAGTGCCACATAAGATTTATGAGAGCACTCAAGGATATAAtagtatttttcctttcattgctaattaaaattgatttttcaggAAGTAGAAATAACCAAAATATCTCACTTGAGCTGAGTTTTGGCAAAAATAAGTGAGGAAAATAACATGAATTCGTTTGAGGGAGGGTCATGTTTTGAATAGCTTGTCGGCAAAACCCTCACCCTCCCAAGAATTCTCCcctccaacccccccccccccctttaggTGATTACTTCTGAATAATACAGGTGACAAACCTATCTGGGAGAAAGAAACTGTTCACACTACAAGCCAGGTAATCTGGCAAACACTGGGGGATTTGTTAGAAATGATACATCAATTGTAAGTGCAAGAATCTACAAAGAGAGCACATCTTGAAGAGGAAAATAAAGAGAGCATTGACAAACCTTGCCAGAGAGCTAGTTGTTCCATATCCCTGTGCTACAAATCCTGCTTTGTCACAAACAAGTGCTGAACAGATGTTCTGTTCTTTTAGTTGGATAAACTTGAGAATAGGTCGGAAACAGAAGATAGTCAGGAAAAAAAGAATGCTGTTTATAGATGTGTAGTAAGGCTGGAGATAAAAGATTGTGAATTCTTCTGTGAAGGCACTGGATATGGTGGAGATAAAAACATACTGGAACAAGGTTAGAATTGAAGGGCTTAATAGAAGATAGCTAAGTGAAACtggtcaaatgaataaaggtggtgagtttctaaagaaactgtggtgttacattggtggaagagtataacagggtaatcatagtgttatcaactgagttgaaaacataaattggcctctttaaagagtttaaaggcttatgtttcgagcattagccctttgtcagagcatcTGACAGAGGGCTACTACTCGTAAcctcagccttttaactctttacaatggccaatttacattttcaactcagtcacaaagggctaatgcttaaAACCTCTGCCTTTAACTTCTTTATGGGggcaaatttatgtttttaagtcagttgataacactaaattaccctgaaatTGGTCAGGTCAATAGAAGACATCTtattatatctctcagttagtatGTGCACCCCATGATTGGTCATTTAGTGAGCCATTTTTCACTTTATGGTActctaaattcaaaattttgtttgaattgaaatctttcacCCTCTATATGAACTCAGAGATACAATAAATATCTTAATAACTTTGTTTCCTCTTCTCCATGCTGTAAGTTTATGGGaccttgtttttgttcttgtatttGAGAGACCTGGCCTGTTCATtcatgttgtgttcttgggaaaatTTACACTTTTCTCTCATAGAGCCTCTCTATACCCAGGTGTCTATAATATGGTTACAGATGaatgtcagggaagcctgaaaTGCTTGCGGAGAACCTTGTGATGTACTGGCATCATATTCAGGCGatggggagggggtggggaggaATAGTAACACTCCTAGTTGCTTCACTGCTTAGGAAACAGGGATAAACTACTGCTAAGTGAGCAACTTGGCTCAAGGAGGATTACATATGAAAGtaatattttccaatttaaacTTTGGCTCACATGAAAAAAAGCTACAAGAATGTCAGAAAAATCAGCTCTGCAATTTGACAATATTATCTCCTTATTTGCAGAAAGAGACCCCACTAAAAAGAAGGAATTGCTAGGATATGCAAAGAAACTTGCTCACAGACATGCTTATGAAAATGCATTCAAAAGAGTTATTATTATAAGTTTGGACAATGGTAAAGTAGGAGTCGAGATAAATATGCAAGATATCCCAGAGTGCAGTCTTGATGAATCAGGAGAGGAGGGaatagttcaaataaattatttggaaGAAATGCCGTTCAGTGATTCAGAGGACGAGAAAAACTCAGAGATTGAATTTCAGGACACAAGTAACACTCTACTTGATACTCATGTTATTGACGTTTCCAGCTGAAACTTTATACTTTTCAGTCAATGTCATGAACCCTTCACATTTTACCGTAATgagtgaccaatacagaatATTTCCTTACAAGATCAATACTATtgcaagcagacaagtgacagtaataataataataataataataataacaacaacaataataataataataataataataataataataataaaacaattaaggGATAATTAGGTGATGCAATACTAAactctccaaactaatatcataagaattgtatagcagattACTGATGacatcttggaagtgaaagggttaataggaAAGTATTGAGTTGGATGTTATATTAGTGTtactaattttacttttgatagttactgtatttccttgaataaatgCCCATGCTCTGATAAGCACCTTCCCTGAATAAGCACCCCCCCCCCAGCCATAATTTCAAATAAGCACCCTCCTCCtctttcactttcttaaataagAGCCACCCctctcctccctcactttccCAAATAAGTGCCCCCCTCCTCCTctctcactttcttaaataagtGCCCCACTCCACCTCCCTTGCTTTcataagggcctatttacacggtacgactttgtcgcatgcgtcaagcttacgacaggcttacgacacgaattgtttcgtgtaaatcaaacctacaactcgcttacgactcttaagtcatgtcgtaggcctgtcgtaagcttgtcgcatgcgacaaagtcgtgccgtgtaaataggccttaagtaGTTGGGTTAcaaagaaaacctgtttctcTTGCtactttattttcaacttttaagcttcaactaaaGTGGAAGCACTACAGGAGAGAGGTTTCTCTTCTATTTCAGTTCATCTATGTCAATGTGTTTTCAGAGTTCCTTTATGTATATTATCTGCTCTGTTGATTCTTGTCCTTTTGCTGTGTTAAGTTAGTAAGCACCCTCATTAATTAAGCATCCTCCTTTTAATAAACCCTCCTCGCTTAGCTGagtttctaaataaatgcctggatgcttatttgaggaaatacagtatAATTATAGCAAGGAGAAAAACACTATCATTAGTTGTTTCCCCTTCTGGCTTCTTTTGCCAAGTAAAGTGGGAATGAAATTTATTCAGCCAGAAATGTATGCACATggttgaaaatataaattatgtaCATTCAAGAGGACGTTTTAGAagtatgatttttttgtttgctttttgagGAAAGTTAATCTGAATCatactttttgaaagaaaaattggtcTTGaccagtttttctttcaaaaagtatGATACTCAGTCGTGCATACTTGGAAATAGTGATATCAAAACGATTTCGAGGAATCACAGCACCCTGTAGTACTTGTACAGAACATCAAATTATTTGACCCGGAAAATTCCAATTGAATGCAACACAGTGCCTattaaaaattctttattcCTTCCTTATCTCATTTCTCATTGTTTATTTAAGGAACAAAGGGGTCAAGCAGAAAAgtgttaattaaaagtaaaaagtaacaaaaaaggGGCAAGTGTACATAAATCTCAGTTGAGGTTAAAATTAGTCCCTTTCTTTTCCTAATGAAGCAAAATTTagctaagaaaaataaagagcAGGCAGCAAACTGCTCTCTAGTTCTGCCAATTACTCTTCGGAAAAATCAATTATCAGACTTTGTACAGGTGTAATACAAAATATAAGTAGATCTGCTTTTAAGGAACTATTTGTAAACTTAGATTTTTGTTCAGCACCAATATTTGTCCATCCTTTGATTCCTAAGAAAGACTAGCATCGAACTTCTTGCTAAAATATCACcttaaggtcacaagaaaaaaggaaatgaaagaagagaagaaaaagaagctcttgattattacaCAAATTATCCTTAAGAGTGTCATAAACATCAGTATGGAGACAGCATACTCAATGGTTAATAAAGTAGCTGGACATAGTGTTGTTCTTCTTTAAATTTGCCttcagcaaaaatattttgttaataatATCACTCTGTAGTTAGTGGCTGATGAGATGTCACTATTTATGAGCGAGTAGAGTACATGTCTTTGTCTTCAGGGTTAGATTGCCCTGTGTCTCCTTCTGGCTTGGGCACATTACTTGATGTCTTCTCTTGAACTATCACTTGATCTTTGCTACTTCCAGTCTTATCAACAGACTCTACCACTTTGACTGACTTCACTTCATCAGCCTCACTTGGTTTTGCCCCCATAAACTTGTCGAAAAATGGGATCTTACTCCAGAATGATCCCTTGGATGTGTTTTCAGTGGACACAACTGGTGGTTCTGCATTTGTCTCTTCTGTTTCTTGCTTCTCAATAATTTCCTGGTTTGAAGCACCTTCTTCTTTGACTTCATCCACTGAAGCAGTCTCTGCTTTAACTTCTGCTGTGGAGGTTTTCTGACCTTCCAAggtttttgtttcatcaacAGAAGTTTTAAGCTCCTCCTTTACAGCTCTTTCAGCTTGTCGTTTATTATGCTTCTCCCACTGCTCTATTACAAAGGTTTTTAGTCTGTGGTAATTTGTTTGTGTTATCAGAACTGCCTCTTTTGGATAACATATGGCTGCTACAGTTGTTCCCAAAactgatgaaaagaaaattctccttattgGCCGACCTGGAACGAAATAACAATCCATGGCAGTCAATAAAatcccaaaaaaaaatggaaaaaatattgagagaaattacaaataacatGTACAGAGTACATAGAGGGACATATAAGGCTGGCAAGTGAAGCTGAAATTTTCTCTGAAACCACATATTTGCTTCCTGGTGGAGAGTGGCACATGCACATGTGAGGTGAATTGCCTAAATGTTGTCATCATAAGGGTAAAAATGGTCCTGCAAGCAGATGATCTGATCAAGTTATACAAAGTAGCTCTGCTATTCTTTGCAGACTGGCATGAGTGTTGTACTTCTTTACAGTTCACCATTGCTACAGCAGTACATCTAAACTGATGggttattaaaaacatttttctttgatgTGGATCATCTGTTTCTGACCAGTGAGGTTGGCACATTTACTTGTAGTTGCTCCCATGCAGTATAAGGAAATTCTCAAGGGAAGGCAAGAACAAGTTTATGATGTTTGCTGTCAATTTGAAGTAcattaattttgtgtttattacCATGGATTCAAACTATCACtagaaaatgagccaaaaaacACTGAACTCAGCCAATGaaccattttgaaataaaaagatcaaCAGATTTGCCAAGCCAATGGATTGAATTTAATAAATCTGGGCCTTAATCCTTCTAATTTTAATCAGCAACAAGTTAATGAGAATGGAAAATGTGTCAATTGTATTGGCCGAAGGTTGTTACACTGATATAGgaccaaattctcctttctaatTAGTAATGTACATAAAATGTATGATGTCTggaagagattcagaaagaaaatcttgggagttaagagGTAAATTGCAAAAGAATTCAAAGTACTTACGGCCTCTTCCTGCTAGCAGTGCACCGGCTAACACAGATGCTGTTATTCCACCAACTTTCATTTGAAACTGTCTGTCAGTGTGCAGGAGCTGAACAAATTCtgtattattgaaaaaaatgactcCATTCAAACACAGTACTAAGGTGTGTGCACTGTTTTCACAGATGCAACAAAAAATGTGTCAGAGATACAGGACAGggaactttcttttctttttctttgcaggATATTTTTTCACTGGGAACAGAATGATGAAGTTCAGGGGCAAAAGACAAAATCTTCAAGCATCAGAACCTGTAAATCTTTGAGGCTAAATTGTTTATGAGAACTGCAAGGGTATTTAAAAGTGAGACCAAAATATGCTCTCTGAAACAGTTGTCTTATCTTAGAAACAATGATTTATAATATGTACATGTACCTAATGATCTTTCCTCAACTGAAGAAAAGGTTCTTTGTGTTTCCTCTACACTATTCTgttagaagaaagaaaaattattgttaataatCACTTAGGATTTATTTTttactacaaaaaaataaaaataaaaatcattgcTACaaatcaaaaatgattttcccAGCTTACTTTCAAGACTTTCATAAACATAAATTTATGGTACATCATTCTGTAGAAAGCTATTGTAGGCTCATGGCTTTTCTTTTGGCTTTAAAGCTAAACTACAAACAACTAAAGCCCCAGTATGCAATTATGTTCCAGAACAACTGCCTTTAGTACAGTGTACCTCTTATTACTGTCTACAGTcacttggaattcttgaaaaattaaCTGGTAACAGGATAACAGGATTGCTCTACTGCTCTAAAAGTTTCGTTTACCTGTCCTCAGCTAACgataagggagaacactgcaCCGACCAGTTGACAATACTACCTGTTCTTGATGGTAACTTCAGCATAGTGAGAACAAACTGGGAACTGTTATACGTAAGATTTGTTGCAAATTAAAAGTTATTTCCCAACCTTCACTTTGGAAGTCCAACCCCATACAAATCTTCTGGCTATTGAAACATTCTCCTCAAATGCTGAGACTTTGTCCTCATCTTGCTTGACTTGTGATATCTCAACTGGCTCATCATAAATCTCCAACTAAAATCAATTGGTCAAATTTAACccaaatttaactttcaagatctgattgttaattctcccctctacctgctacccatttccttgtaaatttagttatgagaattttgtgttagatcaagtaaacaacttctacctgataactttgaatattaccatttcctgtttgctggataatgtaatgatattatagggagaagtttcatattgattgcttctgggagttaaaggttagaGGTTAACTTGGCTAATGTCAGCTAATGAGCCATGTTACCCATCTGGCACCTGTTGTTTGAAGcttggataatgctatccactggataaatctctatctggtggatagcaAAATCCTGTAGTGTAGTAATATAGAAGTGAAGGTAAAGTGTTAGTAATTACCTCTCTGGGATGCACCTTGATGGAGCCAGCTTTCACAGTTTGCAAGAAAGGAACACCAAGGGCAGGTACTGAGACAGCAACCAAAAGTCTGCTCTTCTATTTATTTGTGTCAAAAAACACAGAAACATGCCGTTATTACACTGGTTACAAAGGTATttaactaaaatttaaaaacatttggaAAAGGAAGATAAATTGCATGGCCAGCCTTAACAGGTAATTAAAAAACTGGGGAGGTCAGCagcacaaataaaaatatagaaGTTTGTTCCTGGTTCTCTCGATTTCTTTaggggcaaaaaaaaaagaaaaaaaaagaagaaagaaagttgGCCTTCTGTCCCCTCAATTCCTTTTCTTCCCATCTACTTGTAGCTCACTTATAAATTTAAGAACTCTTTTTTCTAACTAAAGTGGTAGCAGGTCTAAGAGCACTACCCTTTTTCTCAGCAGAAGGGGATTTCTTTCCTTATTTATATAAtagaatttgatatttttttatatatatataaaaccGATAAAAGTCTATCATATTATGCTTGAGATAAATGAAAACAGACTGAACCATGCAAagtttaaactttaaaattaaccaaaaacaTTCATTTCTTGATCGAACGAGGTTTAGGAGATATCACTATAAAAATGGCATGATTAACTGATAAGAAACTTCACAAGATGATGACAATATCAAAGAACGCTGAAGGACGAGAAGTTTATATCTACACTGAGGACGAGGCACATTTGAACCCGAGATGGGGTTACAGGCTTCAACTTAACCCATTCGCCTCCAATCTATATCGTATTGGCAGCCTTTAAAATCTTAAAGTACGGTTCATCAACTGTATCAGCTATGTGTACATCTCTAACTGCACTAACCCAAGGAGCTGCTCCGACTGCCATCTTTGCCGCCATCTTGAACAATGGTCGATGCTTCATGTAGTACAAGCAGGAACCTTCTCCAACCTTCTCCAATATCATAGCCCTTTTCGAAATGGCACATGGGAATTTTCCTGCTCAAAAATAAAATGGCGGCCAGGTGGTGTTGTTATAAATTTTCCAATATTGCCGGCAAATGAAGCCAAACTTCCATCTTTGAATTGTTTGAAACAATAACCTGTAAACATGTTCATATATCTGAGCAAAAAGGTTTGTCACTTTCTCTCTTGTTGATTCGTTAATCTATTTTcacaggtttgtttacatctGTGAACGTTGTCAAGGCGAATTTTTCCTAAACctcatacctttttttttaatttataagaTTGCCATACCGAATAATGTCAGACTGCGATGCCTTGCTTGGAATCGAGAACACGGGTACATTGCTTGTGGAGGTGAAGATGGATTACTCAAAGTTCTCAAACTTGAAACACAACCAGGTATGAAGCTTCAGCCTTTCATTCCTAAGATCTCGACGTCAATTCTCCTAACCATCTTCTATAGatttcttttaatcataatGAAGCTTTTAATCATAATAAAGCTTAAAACCCTTCTATTCAAAATATCTCAACGGTACTTCGAATCATCTAGAATGCTTTTGTGGTAATCTTAACTATGAGAAATTGTTGCCAAATCAGTCAGTATTCCCTTgttgatatttatttttcttctcatcGCTTGTCTGGTTCATGTTGCGTTGAtattttaggagaaattacCTATTGGTCATCTGTGGGAGAGAAAAGGTTTTAGAAAAGAACAAATCATAAATGTACATGCTTGTGCTATAAACTTTGATTGTTGACATGATATGTTAACTTTCTAATTCTCAGTAACGACAATTCTTTGTGA
The sequence above is a segment of the Pocillopora verrucosa isolate sample1 chromosome 5, ASM3666991v2, whole genome shotgun sequence genome. Coding sequences within it:
- the LOC131799637 gene encoding MICOS complex subunit Mic27-like, producing MKHRPLFKMAAKMAVGAAPWKSRLLVAVSVPALGVPFLQTVKAGSIKVHPRELEIYDEPVEISQVKQDEDKVSAFEENVSIARRFVWGWTSKVKNSVEETQRTFSSVEERSLEFVQLLHTDRQFQMKVGGITASVLAGALLAGRGRRPIRRIFFSSVLGTTVAAICYPKEAVLITQTNYHRLKTFVIEQWEKHNKRQAERAVKEELKTSVDETKTLEGQKTSTAEVKAETASVDEVKEEGASNQEIIEKQETEETNAEPPVVSTENTSKGSFWSKIPFFDKFMGAKPSEADEVKSVKVVESVDKTGSSKDQVIVQEKTSSNVPKPEGDTGQSNPEDKDMYSTRS
- the LOC131799639 gene encoding RAD52 motif-containing protein 1 is translated as MAKSKDNMEESKFLNSPKVELIEFFRPYKNEVNLYVTNISRRLEKEMVQVKLLEIFSQFGLIYEVQVMDSSDNSEASEEINSNCASSYAFVKFYSAREARRAKESTHGKWILGGQFLKVQFAQRRKFTEVVQKPLYMAKCTVLANYYLGFNGWSTRIMQLDKLENRSETEDSQEKKNAVYRCVVRLEIKDCEFFCEGTGYGGDKNILEQERDPTKKKELLGYAKKLAHRHAYENAFKRVIIISLDNGKVGVEINMQDIPECSLDESGEEGIVQINYLEEMPFSDSEDEKNSEIEFQDTSNTLLDTHVIDVSS